From a single Aquarana catesbeiana isolate 2022-GZ linkage group LG09, ASM4218655v1, whole genome shotgun sequence genomic region:
- the LOC141108976 gene encoding olfactory receptor 6F1-like — protein sequence MANFLFSPYLDRSLTPEKFYTRINILQIKCSNRTKVSEFYLVGFSLLKETGFYLFVLIFIIYILSITANVFVIVIIRNDPRLYKPMYFLIGALSFLEIWYPSVTVPRLLWALLTDEDSISSAGCFTQFFFHFSFGATENFLLTVMALDRFLAICNPLHYSLIMSPNTCILMLSGSWLCGFMVLAFPCLEITKLSFCGCNIINHYYCDFAPLIKLSCSETSHVENMVFVSSCFVILGCFLVIIMSYIWIIKTTLHFSISFGRSRTFSTCASHLLVVVIFYATTIFMFVRPTARDFLYLNKIISIVPSIITPLLNPIIYTLRNKEVKEAVCKTAKKWKDYHA from the exons ATGGCAAATTTTCTTTTCTCTCCTTACTTGGATCGTTCTCTCACACCCGAGAAGTTCTACACACGG ATTAACATCTTGCAAATAAAATGCTCCAATCGAACCAAAGTTTCAGAATTTTATCTAGTAGGTTTTTCATTACTAAAGGAAACAGGATTTTACCTCTTTGTTCTTATCTTCATTATATATATCCTATCTATAACAGCCAATGTTTTTGTTATTGTTATAATCAGAAATGATCCGCGCCTTTACAAGCCCATGTACTTCCTCATTGGCGCACTGTCTTTTCTAGAGATTTGGTATCCTTCAGTGACTGTCCCCAGGCTGTTATGGGCTTTGCTCACAGATGAAGATTCAATATCTTCAGCCGGATGTTTTACtcagtttttcttccatttttccttTGGTGCCACGGAAAATTTTTTGCTGACTGTAATGGCCCTTGACCGCTTTTTGGCTATCTGCAATCCTCTACACTATTCACTTATTATGAGCCCCAACACTTGCATTCTGATGTTATCAGGATCATGGTTATGTGGGTTTATGGTTCTAGCCTTCCCTTGTTTAGAAATCacaaagctttctttttgtggATGTAATATAATTAATCACTATTACTGTGATTTTGCCCCATTGATCAAGTTGTCTTGCTCTGAGACTTCTCATGTTGAAAATATGGTTTTTGTTTCTTCCTGCTTTGTAATATTGGGATGTTTTTTGGTAATTATTATGTCTTATATCTGGATTATAAAGACGACTTTGCATTTTTCTATTTCATTTGGGAGGAGCAGGACATTTTCCACATGTGCCTCCCATCTACTAGTTGTTGTTATTTTTTATGCTACCACTATATTTATGTTTGTCAGACCCACGGCTAGAGactttttatatttaaataaaataatatctaTTGTTCCATCTATAATCACCCCCCTCTTAAACCCGATAATCTACACCTTGCGAAACAAAGAGGTCAAAGAAGCTGTATGCAAAACAGCCAAAAAATGGAAAGACTATCATGCCTAA